One genomic segment of Arachis duranensis cultivar V14167 chromosome 4, aradu.V14167.gnm2.J7QH, whole genome shotgun sequence includes these proteins:
- the LOC107486694 gene encoding LOW QUALITY PROTEIN: SNF1-related protein kinase catalytic subunit alpha KIN10 (The sequence of the model RefSeq protein was modified relative to this genomic sequence to represent the inferred CDS: inserted 1 base in 1 codon; deleted 2 bases in 1 codon; substituted 1 base at 1 genomic stop codon), with the protein MDGGRGATGVDMFLPNYKLGKTLGIGSFGKVKIAEHVLTGHKVAIKILNRRKIKNMEMEEKVRREIKILRLFMHPHIIRLYEVVETPTDIYVVMEYVKSGELFDYIVEKGRLPEDEARNFFQQIISGVEYCHRNMVVHRDLKPENLLLDSRRNVKIADFGLSNIMRDGHFLKTSCGSPNYAAPEVISGKLYAGPEVDVWSCGVILYALLCGTLPFDDENIPNLFKKIKGGIYTLPSHLSPGARDLIPRMLVVDPMKRMTIPEIRQHPWFQARLPRYLAVPPPDTMQQAKKIDEEILQEVVNMGFDRNQLVESLRNRMQNEGTVAYYLLLDNRFRVSSGYLGAEFQESMDSGFNQMHPSEVVSPVLGHRISSYMDNPGVGLRPQLPVERKWALGLQSRAHPREIMTEVLKALQELHVCWKKIGHYNMSAGNLLENHDLLYLSSYRVNLVFSPGNSLILDDXHLLXQLYKTREEKYLLDLQRLQGPQFLFLDLCAAFLAQLRVL; encoded by the exons ATGGATGGAGGCCGCGGTGCTACCGGTGTGGATATGTTTCTTCCAAATTATAAACTTGGAAAAACACTTGGCATTGGATCCTTTGGCAAGGTGAAAATTGCAGAACATGTATTGACCGGTCATAAAGTTGCCATTAAGATTCTTAACCGTAGGAAGATAAAGAACatggaaatggaagaaaaag TGAGAagagaaatcaaaattttaagacTGTTCATGCATCCTCACATTATTCGGCTTTATGAGGTTGTAGAAACTCCAACTGACATCTACGTTGTGATGGAATATGTGAAATCTGGAGAGCTCTTTGACTACATAGTAGAAAAGGGCAGGTTGCCAGAGGATGAAGCCCGCAATTTTTTTCAGCAG ATAATCTCTGGTGTGGAGTACTGTCACAGAAATATGGTGGTTCATAGAGACTTGAAGCCAGAGAATTTACTTTTGGACTCCAGGCGCAATGTCAAGATAGCAGATTTTGGCTTGAGCAACATCATGAGGGATGGTCACTTTCTTAAGACAAGCTGTGGAAGCCCTAACTATGCAGCTCCGGAG GTTATCTCTGGGAAATTGTATGCTGGACCTGAAGTAGATGTTTGGAGCTGTGGTGTAATTCTCTATGCCCTTCTTTGTGGCACCCTTCCTTTTGATGATGAAAACATACCTAATCTCttcaagaaaataaag GGCGGGATATACACTCTTCCTAGTCATCTCTCACCTGGTGCTAGAGATTTGATACCAAGGATGCTTGTGGTTGATCCTATGAAGAGGATGACCATACCTGAGATCCGTCAACACCCATGGTTCCAGGCTCGTCTTCCTCGTTATTTAGCTGTGCCACCACCAGATACAATGCAACAAGCAAAAAAG ATTGATGAGGAGATCCTTCAGGAAGTAGTGAATATGGGATTTGACAGGAATCAGTTGGTTGAATCACTTCGCAACAGGATGCAAAATGAG gGTACTGTAGCATACTATTTGTTATTGGACAACAGATTCCGTGTTTCCAGTGGCTATCTTGGAGCTGAGTTTCAAGAGTCAATG GATTCTGGTTTTAACCAAATGCATCCCAGTGAAGTTGTTTCTCCAGTTCTTGGGCACCGCATTTCCAGCTATATGGATAACCCAGGTGTAGGATTGAGACCACAGTTGCCAGTTGAGAGAAAATGGGCACTTGGGCTTCAG TCTCGTGCCCACCCTCGTGAAATAATGACCGAGGTTCTCAAAGCCCTTCAAGAATTACATGTTTGTTGGAAGAAGATTGGGCACTACAACATGAGTGCAGGTAATCTACTCGAGAACCATGAT CTACTTTATTTGTCATCATATCGGGTAAATCTAGTGTTTTCTCCAGGAAATTCTCTAATTCTTGATG CTCATCTTTTGTAACAGCTTTACAAAACTCGGGAAGAAAAGTATCTGCTTGATCTTCAAAGGCTCCAGGGTCCACAGTTTCTCTTCTTGGATCTTTGTGCTGCTTTCCTTGCACAGCTTCGTGTTCTCTAG
- the LOC107486696 gene encoding vesicle transport v-SNARE 13, with product MSSVFEGYERQYCELSANLSKKCTVAASLHGEQKKQKVSEVKTGIDEAEALIRKMDLEARSLQPNVKAVVLAKLREYKSDLNNIKSEVKKIVAGNLNPSARDELLESSMVYVVTASADQRERLMASTERLNKSGDRIEESRRTMFETEDLGVSILQDLHAQRQSLLHANNTLHEVDDNVGKSKKILSNISRRMSRNKWIITTVVIVLVLVIASILYFKLSK from the exons ATGAGTAGCGTGTTCGAAGGATATGAACGACAGTACTGCGAGCTTTCTGCTAATCTATCAAAGAAATGCACTGTAGCTGCTTCTCTTCATGGAG agcaaaagaagcaaaaagtttCTGAAGTAAAGACTGGAATTGATGAGGCAGAAGCTTTG ATTCGAAAAATGGACCTTGAGGCAAGAAGTTTGCAGCCGAACGTTAAGGCCGTAGTTCTTGCTAAGTTGCGGGAGTATAAATCAGATCTGAACAATATTAAAAGCGAAGTTAAGAAAATTGTAGCCGGTAACTTGAACCCTTCTGCTAGGGATGAGTTGTTGGAATCAAGCATGGTATATGTTGTGACG GCATCAGCTGATCAAAGAGAAAGATTAATGGCATCAACTGAGAGGTTGAACAAGTCTGGTGACAGAATTGAGGAAAGTAGAAGAACAATGTTTGAGACAGAAGATCTTGGGGTTTCTATTCTTCAAGATTTGCATGCACAGCGACAGTCTCTACTGCATGCAAATAACACG CTTCATGAAGTAGATGATAATGTAGGCAAGAGCAAGAAAATTTTGTCCAACATATCAAGAAGGATGAGCAGGAACAAGTGGATTATTACCACCGTTGTGATTGTCCTGGTTCTTGTTATAGCCTCGATCCTGTACTTTAAACTTTCTAAGTAG
- the LOC107486279 gene encoding CSC1-like protein HYP1: MILSALLTSVGINFSLCFIFFTLYSILREQPGNIPVYASRLVSEDKLPEAQFNLGRRPTAGWMRRAWEPSEDELISNAGLDAFVFMRIFVFSVKVFTFGGIVGILILLPINFMGTQIRDDSDFPNKSLDSFSISNVNNGSKRLWIHFCAAYVFTAVVCILLYHEYAYISSKRIACFFSAKPEPHQFTILVRGIPVPPESNCQETVERFFMEYHPSTYLTNSVVRRSSKLQVLIFIISMKTDAERLYKRLTQLKHKDNSPNRYRRDGCFGIFGQKVDMVDQYEKTLGDIEDNVRIEQSSIEGKEVPAAFVSFKSRFGAATALKIQGGINPTNWITEKAPEPHDVYWPFFSVTFIRRWISKLVAFIAFIVLTILFLIPVALVQGLTHLDQLETMFPALKDILRTALVTQVITGYLPIQILHLFLSLVPQIMIILSSLQGHISWSQIQKSACTKVLWFTIWNLFFANVLSGSALYRLNIFLEPKEFPRVLAEAVPTQASFFIAYVVTSGWTNIALELFQSDRLFYNYIDRIFGGESDEDFEAPSIPYHREVPRILFFGLLGVTYFILAPLILPFLVVYFCVGYIIYRNQLLNVYIPKYQTGGEFWPTVHNYTIFSLLLMHIIVIGIFGLKKLPLASGLTLPLPILTFLFNEYCRKRFLPIFEAYPAECLIKKDRQDQEDQNMSEFYEKLANAYKDPALMPIKYSGMFLGHKHRSPLLQSSSEA; this comes from the exons ATGATTCTTTCAGCTCTTCTAACTTCTGTTGGAATTAACTTTAGCTtgtgttttatatttttcaccTTATACTCTATACTGAGGGAACAACCTGGCAATATTCCTGTCTATGCATCACGCTTAGTTTCCGAAGATAAACTTCCAGAGGCTCAATTCAATTTGGGACGGCGGCCTACGGCTGGTTGGATGCGAAGAGCATGGGAGCCCTCTGAAGATGAACTTATTTCAAATGCAGGCCTAGATGCGTTTGTCTTCATGCGCATATTTGTGTTTAG TGTAAAAGTATTTACATTTGGAGGAATTGTtgggatactcattcttcttccaaTTAATTTTATGGGGACTCAGATTCGTGATGATTCTGATTTTCCAAACAAGTCATTGGATTCCTTCAGTATTTCTAATGTTAACAATGGTTCAAAGAG GTTATGGATCCATTTTTGCGCAGCATATGTTTTCACCGCAGTTGTCTGCattcttctttatcat GAATATGCATATATTTCATCAAAGAGaattgcatgcttcttttcagCCAAGCCTGAGCCTCATCAGTTTACCATATTAGTCCGAGGTATTCCAGTTCCACCAGAAAGCAACTGCCAAGAGACGGTTGAGCGCTTCTTCATGGAGTATCATCCTTCTACTTATCTTACAAACTCGGTTGTCCGTCGCAGCAGCAAACTTCAAGTTCTAATT TTTATTATTTCCATGAAGACTGATGCAGAGAGACTGTATAAAAGGCTTACCCAACTGAAACATAAAGATAATTCTCCAAATAGGTATCGGCGGGACGGATGTTTTGGAATATTCGGACAAAAAGTTGATATGGTAGATCAGTATGAAAAAACATTGGGAGACATAGAAGATAATGTGAGAATAGAGCAGTCTTCAATTGAAGGAAAG GAAGTTCCAGCTGCCTTTGTCTCATTTAAGTCGCGATTTGGTGCGGCGACAGCTTTGAAGATTCAAGGAGGCATCAATCCAACTAACTGGATAACCGAGAAAGCTCCCGAGCCTCACGATGTTTATTGGCCTTTCTTTTCTGTCACGTTTATTAGAAGATGGATCAGCAAGCTGGTGGCTTTTATAGCCTTCATTGTTCTTACCATTCTGTTTTTGATCCCAGTTGCACTAGTACAAGGTCTTACACATCTTGATCAGTTGGAAACCATGTTCCCTGCTCTGAAAGATATACTTAGAAC AGCACTTGTGACCCAAGTTATAACAGGATACCTTCCCATTCAGATTCTTCATTTGTTCTTGTCCTTGGTTCCGCAAATTATGATTATTCTTTCATCCTTGCAAGGACACATCTCATGGAGTCAAATACAAAAAAGTGCATGTACTAAAGTGTTATGGTTTACCATATGGAACTTGTTCTTTGCAAATGTTCTATCAGGGTCGGCGCTCTATCGCTTGAACATCTTTCTCGAGCCTAAAGAGTTTCCAAGAGTATTGGCCGAAGCTGTACCGACACAG GCATCATTTTTCATAGCATATGTTGTAACATCTGGATGGACCAATATAGCATTGGAACTCTTTCAATCGGATCGACTTTTCTACAACTATATAGATAGAATTTTCGGAGGAGAAAGCGACGAGGACTTTGAGGCGCCATCGATCCCTTACCACAGAGAAGTTCCCAGGATTCTGTTCTTTGGACTTCTTGGTGTGACTTACTTCATCCTTGCTCCACTGATACTGCCATTTCTCGTAGTATACTTCTGTGTTGGATACATCATTTATCGCAACCAG CTTCTAAATGTGTATATCCCAAAGTATCAAACTGGAGGAGAATTTTGGCCTACAGTTCACAACTACACAATCTTTTCATTGTTGCTGATGCATATCATAGTGATAGGGATATTTGGGCTGAAAAAGCTTCCTCTAGCATCTGGCTTGACTCTTCCTCTTCCAATTCTCACATTTCTGTTCAATGAGTACTGCCGGAAAAGATTCCTTCCTATATTCGAGGCCTATCCGGCCGAA TGTTTGATCAAGAAGGACAGACAGGATCAAGAAGATCAAAACATGTCTGAATTTTATGAAAAGTTGGCCAATGCATATAAGGATCCAGCTCTGATGCCAATCAAATATTCTGGAATGTTTCTTGGTCACAAACACAGGTCTCCACTACTTCAAAGTTCATCAGAAGCTTAA
- the LOC107486695 gene encoding ethylene-responsive transcription factor ERN1-like — translation MARKRKVAEAIEEENMESWHEMIKEGGALGESTRRSRKRFVGVRQRPSGRWVAEIKDTIQKIRVWLGTFDTAEEAARAYDEAAWILRGSNTRTNFNPCYPRSSSNPALSSKIANLLLQRLKAKNNIISCSNLSTTHQQDHQADVYGAESKAFSIDQFADFLYDPEACSASNNKFSDNIEQIACITSSFESCLTEKDAKRDKEMDATQTSSIDSNSRVKNEEEIEEEEEGLIVEDFRFLDENSIVSSSYCYSPFEIVEEMEEPVEAENYDGDDEPSMMKAIMNRMKYERKFSASLYAFNGIHDYECLKLKLQSGNIKSRTGISDQISKLNKACSKNKNEVNKEEDEKEKEKESIDGDLLFWNSLNLPNIF, via the coding sequence ATGGCAAGGAAGAGAAAGGTTGCTGAagcaattgaagaagaaaacatggAATCATGGCATGAAATGATCAAAGAAGGTGGAGCATTAGGAGAATCTACAAGAAGATCAAGAAAGAGGTTTGTTGGTGTGAGACAAAGGCCATCAGGAAGATGGGTGGCTGAGATCAAAGATACCATTCAGAAGATCAGGGTTTGGTTAGGAACTTTTGATACTGCTGAAGAAGCTGCAAGAGCCTATGATGAAGCAGCTTGGATCCTCCGCGGATCCAATACTCGAACCAACTTCAATCCTTGCTATCCTCGTTCCTCTTCAAATCCTGCTCTTTCCTCAAAGATTGCAAATCTCCTCCTTCAAAGGCTTAAAGCAAAGAATAATATCATCTCTTGTTCTAATCTTAGTACTACTCACCAACAAGATCATCAAGCTGATGTGTATGGAGCAGAGTCGAAAGCTTTCTCGATTGATCAATTCGCAGATTTCCTTTATGATCCTGAAGCTTGTAGCGCAAGCAACAACAAATTTAGTGATAATATTGAACAAATTGCTTGCATCACTAGTAGTTTCGAATCGTGTTTAACAGAGAAAGATGCAAAAAGGGATAAAGAAATGGATGCAACACAAACATCAAGCATTGACTCGAATTCAAGAGTGAAAAATGAGGAAGAaatcgaagaagaagaagaaggtttGATTGTTGAGGATTTCAGGTTCTTGGATGAGAATTCTATTGTTTCATCAAGTTACTGTTATTCTCCTTTTGAGATTGTTGAAGAGATGGAGGAGCCTGTGGAGGCAGAGAActatgatggtgatgatgagcCTTCAATGATGAAAGCTATAATGAACAGAATGAAGTATGAGAGAAAGTTCTCAGCTTCTCTCTATGCCTTCAATGGGATACATGATTATGAGTGCTTGAAGTTGAAGCTTCAGTCAGGGAACATAAAGAGTAGAACAGGAATTTCAGATCAAATTAGCAAACTTAACAAGGCTTGCAGCAAGAACAAAAATGAGGTTAATAAGGAGGAAGATgaaaaggaaaaggagaagGAATCCATTGATGGAGATTTGTTGTTTTGGAACTCCCTTAATCTCCCTAATATTTTCTAA
- the LOC107486692 gene encoding SNF1-related protein kinase catalytic subunit alpha KIN10: protein MDGGAEMFIGNYKLGKVIGHGCFGKVRIAQHLSTGHKVAIKILNRHKLNQIKMEDKVRREIKVLRVLMHPHIVRLYEVVETLTDIYVVMEYAESGDLNDYIIIQKDRLPEDEARKFFQQIISGVEYCHRNMVVHRDLKPDNLLLNSKGNIKIADFGFCNIMRDGHPLTTSCGSPLYAAPEVVSGKPYAGPEVDVWSCGVILYALLCAHLPFEDDNVPNLFKKIKGGIYSVPRHVSGGARDLIKGMLVVDPMKRLTIPAIRQHPWFRLHLPPYLAFPPPPHTNQQQNKIIDEEVLQEVVNKGFNKNQLVESLQNNIQNEGTVAYSLLLDNKICDSNGYLGPKFQESMDLDFNRILSREVVSSVVGPCFSRSMNNPRVSLRPQFSVERKWALGLQSGAHPREIISEVLKALRELQVCWKKIGHYNIKCLWVNNHDFGDYGSNNVDNDIATSSASNVIKFEVQLYKTAEGKYLLDLQRVQGPQLLFLDLCVAFLVKLRVL, encoded by the exons ATGGATGGAGGTGCAGAAATGTTTATTGGGAATTATAAATTAGGAAAAGTGATTGGACATGGATGTTTTGGTAAGGTTAGAATTGCTCAACATTTATCAACTGGTCATAAAGTTGCTATCAAAATCCTTAACCGTCACAAGCTCAACCAAATCAAAATGGAAGACAAAG TgagaagagaaataaaagttCTAAGAGTGTTGATGCATCCTCACATCGTGCGGCTTTATGAGGTTGTAGAAACTTTAACTGACATTTATGTTGTTATGGAATATGCCGAATCTGGAGACCTCAATGATTACATAATCATACAAAAAGATAGATTGCCAGAGGATGAAGCTCGCAAATTTTTTCAGCag ATAATCAGTGGAGTGGAGTACTGTCACAGGAATATGGTGGTACATAGAGACCTGAAGCCAGATAATTTACTTTTAAACTCTAAAGGTAATATCAAAATTGCAGATTTTGGGTTTTGCAACATCATGAGAGATGGTCACCCTCTTACTACAAGTTGTGGAAGCCCCCTCTATGCAGCTCCAGAG GTTGTGTCGGGGAAACCGTATGCAGGACCAGAAGTAGATGTTTGGAGCTGTGGAGTAATTCTATACGCTCTTCTTTGTGCTCACCTTCCTTTTGAAGATGACAATGTTCCAAATCTCTTTAAGAAAATTAAG gGTGGGATATACAGTGTTCCTCGTCATGTATCAGGTGGTGCTAGAGATTTGATAAAAGGGATGCTGGTGGTTGATCCAATGAAAAGGTTGACTATACCTGCCATCCGTCAACACCCATGGTTTAGACTTCATCTACCTCCATATTTAGCTTTTCCACCACCACCTCATACCAaccaacaacaaaacaag ATTATTGATGAGGAAGTCCTTCAAGAAGTGGTGAATAAAGGATTCAACAAGAATCAATTGGTTGAATCACTTCAAAACAATATACAAAATGAGGGTACTGTAGCATACTCTTTGTTATTGGACAACAAGATATGTGATTCCAATGGCTACCTTGGACCAAAGTTTCAAGAATCAATG GATTTGGATTTTAACCGCATCCTTTCAAGGGAAGTTGTTTCTTCCGTTGTTGGTCCCTGCTTTTCAAGATCTATGAACAATCCAAGAGTATCATTGAGACCACAGTTCTCTGTTGAGAGAAAATGGGCCCTTGGGCTTCAG TCTGGTGCCCATCCTCGCGAGATAATAAGCGAGGTCCTTAAAGCTCTACGAGAATTACAAGTTTGTTGGAAGAAAATTGGGCATTACAACATCAAGTGTTTGTGGGTTAATAATCATGACTTTGGAGATTATGGTTCCAACAATGTTGACAATGATATTGCTACTTCCTCTGCTTCAAATGTGATCAAATTTGAAGTGCag CTTTACAAAACTGCAGAAGGAAAATATCTGCTTGATCTTCAAAGGGTTCAAGGTCCACAGCTTcttttcttggatctttgtgtTGCCTTCCTTGTCAAGCTTCGTGTCCTCTAA
- the LOC107486691 gene encoding uncharacterized protein LOC107486691, with the protein MGSCVSVPSDAIQAPKKLHRTIVRRSRKISNPAINGTKKRISNGGARVMDYSLSEFVHMDFENGAKTTCKRSEVSNSAFHLTQVQLCHSQYGADSHVICQEECYFDSASILESESDDDYTSVYGDGFPLVVGNIPCGQVVQFERSSCFMDNKSQYEEYHESFLKVDGVNPGLKDEKVQDTAHRLSLHQLAPSVSFKGLQSQSKLSTLFKLSFKQPSCDVENAADLGQSRKYLRRPRAGDTIPSQNGENPSPGCWSEILPSTFELRGENYFKDKKKSPAINYSPYAPIGVDLFFCPKKIHHIAKYLELPNVTATNGEIPQLLIVNIQLPTYPAAMFLGDSDGEGLSLVLYFKLNETLDENISSQFQESITKFIDDEMEKVKGFAKESSVPFRERLKIMVGLANPEEMNLSVAENKLVNAYNGKPVLSRPQHNFYKGPNYFEIDLDIHRFSYISRKGLDSFRDRLKDGILDLGLTIQAQKQEELPEKVLCCLRLNKIDLSNNDQIPMLVISDDEC; encoded by the exons ATGGGAAGTTGTGTTTCAGTTCCTTCTGATGCAATACAAGCACCAAAGAAGCTCCATAGAACAATAGTAAGACGTAGTCGGAAGATCTCGAATCCGGCCATTAATGGCACCAAAAAGAGGATTAGCAATGGAGGGGCGCGTGTAATGGATTATTCTCTGAGTGAATTTGTTCACATGGACTTCGAAAATGGCGCGAAAACTACTTGCAAGCGCTCTGAAGTTTCAAACTCTGCATTCCATCTTACTCAAGTTCAATTGTGCCATAGCCAATATGGTGCTGATTCACATG TAATTTGCCAAGAAGAATGTTATTTTGATTCTGCCAGTATTCTGGAATCTGAATCAGATGATGACTACACTAGTGTCTATGGAG ATGGATTTCCATTAGTGGTAGGCAATATCCCATGTGGCCAAGTGGTCCAGTTTGAAAGATCATCATGTTTTATGGATAACAAATCTCAATATGAAGAATATCATGAAAGTTTTCTTAAAGTTGATGGAGTTAACCCAG GTTTAAAAGATGAGAAGGTTCAAGATACTGCACACAGATTAAGCCTTCATCAGTTGGCACCTTCTGTCAGTTTCAAGGGTCTCCAATCCCAATCAAAGCTGTCAACACTTTTCAAGCTTTCTTTCAAACAGCCATCTTGTGATGTTGAGAATGCAGCTGATCTTG GTCAATCAAGAAAATATCTGCGTCGTCCGCGAGCAGGGGACACAATTCCAAGCCAGAATGGAGAAAACCCATCTCCAGGATGCTGGTCTGAAATTCTACCCTCAACGTTTGAGCTCCGTGGCGAAAACTATTTCAA GGATAAGAAAAAGTCTCCTGCAATAAATTATAGTCCATATGCTCCAATTGGTGTGGATCTATTTTTCTGTCCCAAAAAGATACATCATATTGCCAAATACTTAGAGCTTCCAAATGTGACAGCAACCAATGGGGAAATTCCCCAACTTCTTATTGTAAACATTCAG TTGCCTACATATCCAGCTGCAATGTTCCTTGGTGATAGTGATGGAGAAGGACTGAGTCTTGTGTTGTACTTCAAGCTTAACGAGACTCTTGATGAAAACATTTCTTCCCAGTTTCAAGAAAGCATAACG AAATTCATTGATGATGAGATGGAAAAGGTGAAAGGATTTGCAAAAGAATCAAGTGTACCTTTCAGAGAAAGACTAAAGATCATGGTAGGACTTGCCAACCCTGAGGAAATGAATTTGAGTGTTGCTGAAAATAAGTTAGTAAATGCTTATAATGGAAAACCTGTTCTCTCTCGCCCCCAACACAACTTTTACAAG GGTCCTAATTACTTTGAGATTGATCTTGACATACATCGTTTTAGCTACATATCAAGGAAAGGACTTGATTCATTCAGAGATCGTTTGAAAGATGGCATTCTTGATCTAGGCTTAACCATTCAG GCACAGAAACAAGAAGAGCTTCCAGAGAAGGTGCTATGCTGTCTTAGATTGAACAAGATTGACCTTAGTAATAATGACCAAATACCTATGCTTGTGATCAGTGATGATGAATGCTAA
- the LOC107486384 gene encoding pentatricopeptide repeat-containing protein At5g48910-like has protein sequence MQNGILASTLAHMAETCTSMRDLKVLHARAFCASLHHHPLVLAKLFRFAAVSPFGDLSYAHRMFDHMPQPTTTFFYNLLIRGHSNTTSITSYPTYFFNLMRQKGIFPDGFSFTFLLKSTSKTNLLPSSVHGAVLKAGFCCHLYVQNALLHAYAAKGMSLTTRRVFEEALRVGLEVDVVSWSGLLVAHARAGELEIARRVFDEMPERDVVSWTTMLSAYSQAKLPQEALELFWEMRHTEVRPDEVTMVSVISACTNLGDIETGRMVHEYIEQNGFMWMVALCNSLIDMYGKCGCLEMAWHVFNGMRRRSLITWNTMISTCANHGNANDAFGLFEWMIRSGVVPDGVTLLALLVAYTHKGLVDEGIRLFESMKREYRIEPRIEHYGAMVDMLGRSGRLQEAYDLLTSIPIPCNDVIWGALLGACRIHGDVEIAEKVIKKLLELKPDEGGYYILLRDIYVAAGRPVEANEMREAMLASGARKTPGCSWVDA, from the coding sequence ATGCAAAATGGCATACTTGCATCAACACTTGCCCACATGGCAGAAACCTGCACTTCCATGCGGGACCTCAAGGTCCTCCATGCCCGCGCCTTCTGCGCCTCCCTCCATCACCATCCTCTCGTCCTTGCCAAGCTTTTCCGCTTCGCTGCAGTGTCGCCCTTCGGGGACTTGTCCTATGCCCACCGCATGTTTGATCATATGCCTCAACCAACCACCACCTTCTTCTACAACCTTCTCATCCGTGGCCACTCCAACACCACTTCCATCACTTCGTATCCCACCTATTTTTTTAACCTTATGCGCCAAAAGGGTATCTTTCCAGATGGGTTTTCCTTCACCTTCTTGCTTAAATCCACCTCCAAGACCAACCTCCTTCCTAGTTCAGTACACGGTGCCGTTTTGAAGGCCGGGTTTTGCTGCCACCTTTATGTGCAGAATGCATTGTTACATGCTTATGCAGCAAAGGGGATGAGTTTGACGACAAGGAGGGTGTTTGAGGAGGCTTTAAGAGTGGGATTAGAGGTTGATGTTGTGTCCTGGTCAGGCTTACTTGTTGCACACGCAAGAGCAGGGGAGCTAGAAATTGCGCGAcgggtgtttgatgaaatgcctgAGAGGGATGTAGTCTCGTGGACCACAATGTTATCCGCGTATTCCCAGGCCAAGCTTCCACAGGAAGCGTTGGAGTTGTTTTGGGAGATGAGGCATACTGAGGTGAGGCCGGATGAGGTTACCATGGTGAGCGTGATCTCGGCTTGCACAAATTTGGGAGACATAGAGACAGGGAGGATGGTGCATGAGTACATAGAGCAGAATGGGTTTATGTGGATGGTTGCACTCTGCAATTCCCTGATCGATATGTATGGGAAGTGTGGATGCTTGGAGATGGCGTGGCATGTATTCAACGGCATGAGGAGGAGAAGCTTGATCACATGGAACACAATGATTTCTACGTGCGCAAACCATGGTAATGCCAATGATGCATTTGGGTTGTTTGAGTGGATGATTCGCTCTGGGGTTGTGCCAGATGGGGTGACACTTCTGGCGCTTTTAGTTGCATATACTCATAAGGGTTTGGTCGATGAAGGGATTAGGCTGTTTGAGAGCATGAAAAGAGAGTATCGAATTGAACCCAGGATTGAGCACTACGGCGCCATGGTGGATATGCTGGGACGTTCCGGGAGGCTACAGGAGGCATATGATCTCCTTACAAGCATTCCTATTCCCTGCAATGATGTGATTTGGGGAGCACTGCTTGGTGCTTGCAGGATTCATGGTGATGTAGAAATAGCAGAGAAGGTTATAAAGAAATTATTGGAGTTGAAGCCGGATGAAGGGGGATACTATATTCTTCTCCGTGACATCTATGTTGCTGCTGGCCGACCGGTTGAAGCGAACGAGATGAGGGAAGCCATGTTAGCCAGTGGAGCAAGAAAAACTCCTGGCTGTAGTTGGGTGGATGCATGA